One Clostridium cylindrosporum DSM 605 genomic region harbors:
- a CDS encoding flavin monoamine oxidase family protein, which translates to MLKRALIEENRVEDYENLISLLGPPRDITKIASPGAGKGVKVGIIGGGLAGLSSAFELRKLGFDITIFEMEGKRIGGRVYTYYFDKEKLLYGELGAMRIPVSHESSWHYINTFNLKTRPFIQENENAFIYVRNKRVRNDPDGKNVMEKIYPEFNLTPQERNTSWKKLLDYALTTPLLKLDPSIRKELLQARESYSKEINFLGSFSTRQVFERLNLSEAAIEMLSGLDPFTGTFYTGSYNENMLDEYTVDNSYRYEIVGGTSKLPLAFYNSLMSTYPKEYKSIEKKDLGKVVYKNGKRVSSIYRCNNNKVTLEYKDEMSLESCCETFDFVICTIPFSSLRSVNIYPMFSNEKMQAIKEFNYESAHKTLFLCNERFWERGNERERIIGGGSVTDLSIQTTWYPAYPPIANIDVTKNEKSKINKLYNKFGVITASYNMGQDAMRLGNVEIKTRIEIIKRQVEAVNGLPKGYLDSVVDDYESVLWDNVQGVFGGFAYFMPEQQRLFAYASVKAEYDFRVFFAGEHTSLKHGWMQGALNSGMNAANSIAEQLKLHLENQ; encoded by the coding sequence ATGCTTAAAAGAGCTTTGATAGAAGAGAATCGTGTTGAAGATTATGAAAACTTAATTAGCCTACTTGGTCCACCAAGAGATATTACAAAAATTGCATCACCAGGTGCTGGTAAAGGTGTTAAGGTAGGTATAATTGGTGGTGGTCTTGCAGGTTTATCATCTGCATTTGAACTTAGAAAGCTTGGTTTTGATATTACTATATTTGAAATGGAAGGAAAGCGTATTGGTGGAAGAGTATATACTTATTACTTTGATAAAGAGAAATTACTTTATGGTGAACTTGGCGCTATGCGTATTCCAGTAAGTCACGAAAGTAGTTGGCACTATATTAATACATTTAACTTAAAAACAAGACCATTTATTCAAGAAAATGAAAATGCATTTATCTATGTTAGAAATAAGCGTGTAAGAAACGACCCTGATGGAAAAAATGTAATGGAGAAAATTTACCCTGAATTTAACTTAACTCCACAGGAAAGGAATACATCTTGGAAAAAACTTCTGGATTATGCATTAACAACACCTTTGTTGAAGTTAGACCCATCAATTAGGAAGGAATTATTACAGGCTAGGGAAAGTTATTCTAAAGAAATTAATTTTTTAGGTAGTTTCAGCACAAGACAGGTTTTTGAAAGATTGAATCTAAGTGAAGCTGCAATTGAGATGCTTTCAGGACTTGATCCATTTACTGGAACTTTTTACACAGGGAGCTATAATGAAAATATGTTAGATGAATATACAGTAGATAACTCCTATAGATATGAGATAGTTGGTGGTACATCTAAATTGCCATTAGCATTTTATAATTCCTTAATGTCTACTTATCCTAAAGAGTATAAGAGTATTGAAAAAAAGGATTTAGGAAAAGTAGTTTACAAAAATGGGAAAAGAGTATCTAGTATATATAGATGTAATAATAATAAGGTAACACTAGAATATAAAGATGAGATGTCATTAGAAAGTTGCTGCGAAACCTTTGATTTTGTTATTTGTACAATTCCCTTTTCAAGTCTTCGTAGTGTAAATATATATCCTATGTTTAGTAATGAAAAGATGCAAGCTATTAAAGAATTTAATTATGAATCAGCTCACAAAACTTTGTTTTTGTGTAATGAACGTTTTTGGGAAAGAGGTAATGAGAGAGAGAGAATAATAGGGGGTGGATCTGTAACTGATTTATCTATACAGACTACATGGTATCCTGCATATCCTCCTATTGCAAATATAGATGTAACAAAAAATGAGAAAAGTAAAATTAATAAATTATATAATAAATTTGGTGTTATAACAGCATCCTATAATATGGGGCAAGATGCTATGCGTTTAGGTAACGTTGAGATAAAGACACGTATTGAAATAATCAAGAGACAAGTTGAGGCTGTAAATGGACTCCCAAAGGGATATCTTGATTCAGTAGTTGATGACTATGAAAGTGTATTATGGGATAATGTGCAAGGCGTTTTTGGAGGATTTGCATATTTTATGCCTGAACAGCAAAGACTTTTTGCCTATGCATCAGTGAAAGCAGAATACGATTTTAGAGTATTTTTTGCAGGTGAACATACATCATTAAAGCATGGATGGATGCAAGGAGCTTTAAACTCTGGGATGAATGCGGCTAATAGTATTGCAGAGCAGTTGAAATTGCATCTGGAAAATCAATAG
- a CDS encoding methyl-accepting chemotaxis protein gives MKFRFKIIIPMIILLVASLSLLSVYILMRTSSLFFDNLVKDANDNLTNVKHIVMNQEKAVETTTETISKNAIPLANSIARILNDNQNLRSVESLKSLASSLNVEEICIINKQGVITYANVPEYINFNFADSEQTKPFLDILSGKIDSLAQEPMPKGVDGELFQFVGVKGPDGGIVQVGFSPKAIISIKSTLNMENLLTNMKLGNDGKAFVVSSDGIILFHPDKALKGKKISEVNNGKELIKGESGSVKHDYNGKTMLYTYQKFDNNYIVIDQSLDSLNSFNNKLRGIIIAIVLLVVITSSIIVYIIITKTAIKPIDKILCGIKRLEEGDLTVEIEHNSSDELGIVSKSLNTTISKIRDLVCRIQTLSVQLVEDNREIRNHTKVITSSSDEIAGAIGEIASGSSVQANSTTDTLDLTNVLNEKINVGTVELEEVVKSTDSMNDKSQSGKDSIVLLNNKLQESTNMADTVYKNINELLNMSNSIGNIVDTIKSIADQTNLLALNAAIEAARAGEHGRGFSVVAGQVSTLAEESEKSSTKIQNIVSEIISLINLTTKSVEESRQAMDEAKNSVKDANVAFEGLNTSTLEVTNSVSVLNDNMKEISKAKDIVLSSIENIASIAHENAACAEEVSSSTEQQTTSIVKTSELIDKLNSMNEDLAKLINNFKV, from the coding sequence ATGAAGTTTAGGTTTAAAATTATTATACCTATGATAATATTGTTAGTGGCATCATTAAGTTTATTATCTGTTTACATTTTAATGAGAACATCTAGCTTGTTTTTTGATAACCTAGTTAAAGATGCAAATGACAATCTTACAAATGTAAAGCATATAGTTATGAATCAAGAAAAGGCTGTTGAGACTACAACAGAAACTATATCTAAAAATGCAATCCCACTGGCAAATAGTATTGCACGTATATTAAATGATAATCAAAATTTACGTTCAGTTGAATCACTAAAGAGCCTTGCAAGTAGTTTAAATGTAGAAGAGATATGTATTATAAATAAGCAAGGAGTAATAACTTATGCTAATGTACCGGAATATATTAACTTTAATTTTGCAGACTCGGAACAAACAAAGCCTTTTTTAGATATTTTAAGTGGAAAAATCGATAGTCTAGCACAGGAACCTATGCCAAAGGGGGTAGATGGTGAGTTATTTCAGTTTGTTGGAGTTAAAGGTCCAGATGGAGGAATAGTACAAGTAGGGTTCTCTCCTAAGGCTATAATAAGTATAAAAAGCACATTGAATATGGAGAATCTTCTTACTAATATGAAACTAGGTAATGATGGCAAAGCATTTGTTGTTTCAAGTGATGGTATAATACTATTCCATCCAGATAAAGCTCTAAAAGGAAAGAAGATTTCTGAAGTAAATAACGGAAAAGAATTAATTAAAGGTGAATCAGGTTCTGTAAAACATGATTATAATGGAAAAACAATGTTATACACATACCAAAAGTTTGATAATAATTATATAGTAATTGATCAAAGCTTAGATTCACTAAATTCATTTAATAATAAATTAAGAGGTATTATTATTGCTATAGTTTTATTAGTGGTTATTACTTCTTCAATAATAGTCTATATAATAATTACAAAGACAGCTATAAAACCTATAGATAAGATACTATGTGGTATAAAAAGACTTGAAGAAGGAGATCTAACTGTTGAAATAGAGCATAATTCAAGTGATGAGCTTGGAATTGTTTCAAAAAGTTTAAATACTACTATTAGTAAAATAAGAGATCTTGTATGTAGAATTCAAACATTATCTGTGCAATTAGTTGAGGATAATAGAGAAATTAGAAATCACACTAAAGTTATTACAAGTTCAAGTGATGAAATTGCTGGCGCAATAGGAGAAATAGCCTCAGGTTCTAGTGTTCAGGCTAATAGTACAACTGATACATTAGATTTAACTAATGTTTTAAATGAAAAAATAAACGTAGGAACAGTTGAACTTGAAGAAGTAGTTAAAAGTACTGATAGCATGAATGATAAAAGTCAATCAGGTAAAGATTCAATTGTGTTATTAAATAATAAACTACAAGAATCTACTAATATGGCAGATACAGTTTATAAAAATATCAATGAGCTTCTAAATATGTCAAATTCTATTGGAAATATAGTTGATACAATAAAATCAATTGCTGATCAGACTAATTTACTAGCTTTAAATGCTGCAATAGAGGCAGCTAGAGCCGGAGAACATGGAAGAGGTTTCTCAGTTGTAGCTGGACAAGTAAGTACACTTGCAGAGGAATCTGAAAAGTCATCAACAAAAATACAGAATATAGTTAGTGAAATTATAAGTCTAATAAACTTAACTACAAAAAGTGTAGAAGAGTCAAGACAAGCTATGGATGAAGCTAAGAACTCAGTAAAGGATGCCAATGTAGCCTTCGAGGGATTGAATACATCTACTTTAGAGGTTACAAATAGTGTAAGTGTTTTAAATGATAATATGAAGGAAATATCCAAGGCAAAGGATATTGTATTGTCATCTATAGAAAATATAGCGTCTATCGCCCATGAAAATGCTGCATGTGCAGAGGAGGTTAGTAGTTCAACAGAACAACAGACAACATCTATTGTAAAAACCTCTGAGCTTATAGATAAGCTGAATTCTATGAATGAGGACCTAGCAAAACTTATAAATAATTTTAAAGTATAA
- the asrC gene encoding sulfite reductase subunit C: MDINTKKLKKNAFRVSKERGVTASRIRVPGGHCSAKILGLVQEISETYGNGIVHITTRQGFEIEGIHMKDMEVVNEMLQPIIEELEINQIDKSSGYPAAGTRNISACIGNNVCPFANYNTAELAKKMEKEVFPNDLHFKIALTGCPNDCIKARMNDFGIIGMTEPQYDQNRCVSCGACVKACEKMSTGALQMDNYKVVRNKEKCIGCGVCITKCPTRAFTRSKEKYYKLVIMGRTGKVNPRLAEDFLIWVDEESITKVILNTYKFVEKYIDRDAPGGKEHIGYIIDRVGFDEYKKWALEGIEFGPKVIVKDRIYWSGIHYK; this comes from the coding sequence ATGGATATCAATACAAAAAAGCTTAAGAAAAATGCTTTTAGAGTATCTAAGGAAAGAGGAGTAACTGCCTCTAGAATCAGGGTTCCAGGTGGACATTGTAGTGCCAAGATTCTAGGATTAGTTCAAGAAATATCAGAAACCTATGGAAACGGAATAGTGCATATAACTACAAGACAGGGTTTTGAGATTGAAGGAATTCATATGAAAGATATGGAAGTAGTTAATGAAATGCTTCAGCCAATAATTGAAGAGTTAGAGATAAATCAAATAGATAAATCATCAGGGTATCCAGCAGCTGGAACTAGAAATATCTCAGCATGTATTGGGAATAATGTGTGTCCCTTTGCTAATTATAATACAGCAGAACTTGCGAAGAAAATGGAAAAGGAAGTATTTCCAAATGATTTACACTTTAAAATTGCTTTAACTGGTTGTCCAAATGATTGTATTAAAGCTAGAATGAATGACTTTGGAATAATTGGAATGACAGAGCCACAATATGATCAAAATAGATGTGTAAGCTGTGGTGCGTGTGTAAAGGCATGTGAAAAGATGTCTACAGGTGCACTACAAATGGATAATTACAAAGTTGTAAGAAACAAAGAAAAGTGTATAGGTTGTGGAGTTTGTATAACAAAATGTCCAACAAGAGCTTTTACAAGAAGTAAGGAAAAGTACTATAAGCTTGTTATTATGGGGAGAACAGGAAAGGTTAACCCAAGACTTGCTGAGGATTTTCTTATTTGGGTAGATGAAGAAAGTATAACAAAAGTGATATTGAACACCTATAAGTTTGTTGAAAAATACATTGATAGGGATGCACCAGGTGGAAAAGAACATATAGGATATATAATTGATAGAGTGGGATTTGATGAATATAAAAAATGGGCATTAGAGGGCATTGAGTTTGGACCAAAGGTTATTGTAAAGGATAGAATTTATTGGAGTGGAATTCACTATAAATAA
- the asrB gene encoding anaerobic sulfite reductase subunit AsrB, producing MNNEYLPFLSTIKDIIKHTEIEYTFRMEYTGDVKPGQFFEVSIPKYGEAPISVSGIGEGTIDLTIRKVGKVTNEIFENKVGSKLFMRGPYGNGFDIQDYKNKELIIIAGGTGLSPVKGVVDYFFEHRNEVKDITLIAGFKAPKDILFKEDIKRWKEIINTTITVDCADDYLQCNIGLVTEYIPGIKIKNIEDVSAIVVGPPIMMKFSSIALLDRGVDEKNIWISQERKMCCGIGKCGHCKIDDTYVCLDGPVFNYTKGKSLID from the coding sequence ATGAACAATGAATATCTTCCATTTTTATCAACAATTAAGGATATTATCAAACATACAGAAATTGAATATACATTTAGAATGGAATACACAGGAGATGTAAAACCAGGACAATTCTTTGAAGTTTCTATACCAAAGTATGGGGAAGCACCTATTTCTGTTAGTGGTATAGGTGAAGGTACTATTGATTTGACTATACGTAAGGTTGGAAAAGTAACCAATGAAATTTTTGAGAATAAAGTTGGTAGTAAACTTTTTATGAGAGGACCATATGGAAATGGGTTTGACATTCAAGATTATAAGAATAAAGAATTAATTATTATTGCAGGTGGTACAGGACTTTCACCAGTAAAAGGTGTTGTAGATTACTTCTTTGAACATAGGAATGAAGTGAAGGATATTACTCTTATAGCAGGATTTAAAGCTCCTAAGGATATACTTTTTAAGGAAGATATTAAAAGGTGGAAGGAAATAATTAATACTACCATTACTGTAGACTGTGCAGATGATTATCTTCAGTGCAATATTGGCTTAGTTACAGAATATATTCCAGGAATTAAAATTAAAAATATAGAAGATGTTTCAGCTATTGTTGTTGGTCCACCAATTATGATGAAGTTTTCTTCAATAGCCTTATTAGATAGAGGTGTTGATGAAAAAAATATATGGATTTCACAGGAGAGAAAAATGTGTTGTGGAATCGGAAAATGCGGACATTGTAAAATTGATGATACCTATGTTTGTTTAGATGGTCCAGTATTTAACTATACCAAGGGTAAAAGCCTGATTGATTAA
- a CDS encoding FMN-binding protein: protein MGKIQKIKIMRHIIQVIFLILFPGLITLAFSELKQIYLMIINGNFNIYNEFPILIEVLAIVPITIIFGRFFCGWICAFGSFNDYIYLISNKLFKIRFRVNEKVDSILKYFKFVVLLFIVVFIWTSGEKLFDTFSPWDAFAQIPQFSEAISKYTIGFILLGFIILGGMFVERFFCRYLCPLGAFFAIISRFRIFKINKPTEKCGSCKICTNNCSMGISLYKMEKVKSIECINCLQCVQVCPRKNAQMSICNGNINPVVASTVAITTLAGVYVVADKLGSKIASNNISDVSANNKVNGKKSITPKKAKYKDGTYTGVGEGFKPGLEVSVTVKNDKITSVEIVSNNETPKFAEKPFDMVPKEIIRTQSTKVDAVTGATMSSNGIMRAVENALQKASSSENKDNISQTAKYKDGTYTGVGEGFKPGLEVAVTIKKDKVVSIGILSNNETPKFSKEPFNVVPKEIITTQSTKVDAVTGATMTSNGIMSAVEDAMKKAQIN from the coding sequence ATGGGAAAAATACAAAAGATTAAAATAATGAGACATATTATACAAGTTATATTTTTAATTCTTTTTCCAGGTTTAATTACCTTGGCTTTTAGTGAATTAAAGCAAATTTATTTGATGATTATTAATGGAAATTTTAATATTTATAATGAATTTCCAATCTTAATAGAAGTTTTAGCAATTGTACCTATTACAATAATATTTGGAAGGTTCTTCTGTGGTTGGATTTGTGCATTTGGTTCATTTAATGACTATATTTATTTAATTTCTAATAAGTTATTTAAAATAAGGTTTAGAGTAAATGAAAAAGTAGATTCAATTTTAAAGTATTTTAAGTTTGTAGTTTTATTATTTATAGTAGTTTTTATATGGACAAGTGGCGAAAAGCTATTTGATACCTTTAGTCCATGGGATGCCTTTGCACAGATTCCACAATTCTCTGAGGCAATATCTAAATATACTATAGGTTTTATATTACTAGGATTTATAATATTAGGTGGAATGTTTGTTGAAAGATTCTTTTGTAGGTATTTATGTCCACTAGGGGCTTTTTTTGCAATAATATCTAGGTTTAGAATTTTTAAAATAAATAAGCCAACAGAAAAATGTGGAAGTTGCAAAATATGTACAAATAACTGTTCAATGGGAATTAGTCTTTATAAAATGGAGAAGGTAAAAAGTATTGAATGTATAAATTGTTTGCAATGTGTACAAGTATGCCCAAGAAAAAATGCTCAAATGAGTATTTGTAATGGGAATATTAATCCTGTAGTTGCAAGTACAGTTGCAATTACTACATTAGCAGGTGTTTATGTAGTAGCTGATAAATTAGGAAGTAAAATAGCTTCAAATAATATATCTGATGTTTCGGCTAATAACAAAGTAAATGGAAAGAAAAGTATAACGCCAAAAAAGGCTAAATATAAAGATGGAACTTATACTGGAGTTGGAGAAGGATTCAAACCAGGTCTTGAGGTTTCAGTTACAGTTAAAAATGATAAGATAACAAGTGTTGAAATAGTATCAAATAATGAAACACCAAAATTTGCTGAGAAGCCATTTGATATGGTGCCAAAAGAAATTATTAGAACACAGTCAACAAAGGTAGATGCAGTTACAGGAGCAACTATGTCAAGTAATGGAATAATGCGTGCTGTAGAAAATGCGCTACAAAAGGCTTCAAGTAGCGAAAATAAAGATAATATTTCACAGACAGCTAAATATAAAGATGGAACTTATACTGGAGTTGGGGAAGGATTTAAGCCAGGACTTGAGGTTGCAGTTACAATAAAGAAAGATAAGGTTGTAAGTATTGGTATTTTATCAAATAATGAAACACCAAAGTTTAGTAAAGAACCATTTAATGTGGTACCTAAAGAAATTATCACGACACAATCAACAAAGGTAGATGCAGTTACAGGCGCGACAATGACAAGTAATGGTATAATGTCTGCTGTAGAAGATGCAATGAAAAAAGCACAAATTAATTAA
- the asrA gene encoding anaerobic sulfite reductase subunit AsrA, which yields MGYFINIEKVKYILAKLSEKYEVYAPKLHKGEGCFSDTDVIRYGKITDIGEIVYDKKSDYSYKEVLLPMSQTLFYFTEDEVKVPKEEKGRIIFLRSCDLHSIKRLDEIYLRNGFEDYYYKRIRNNTKFILMGCSKTFENCFCVDMETNKSENYDAYIKVEEGQVYIDCKWEELEEFLKLYALGEGEQEVEYVSSNDIKVNIPNNLSINVMNSEMWKEYSARCIACGRCNFVCPTCTCFTTQDIFYRDNENTGERRRVWASCHVDGYTDMAGGHSFRQDKGQRMRFKVLHKVYDYKKRFGYHMCVGCGRCDDVCPEYISFSNCINKLEDGMKEVE from the coding sequence ATGGGTTATTTTATTAACATTGAAAAAGTAAAATATATTTTAGCTAAATTATCAGAAAAGTATGAAGTTTATGCACCAAAATTACATAAAGGAGAAGGATGTTTTTCTGATACAGATGTTATTCGTTATGGAAAGATAACAGATATTGGTGAAATTGTTTATGATAAAAAGTCAGATTATTCGTATAAAGAGGTTTTACTGCCTATGTCACAAACCTTATTTTATTTTACAGAGGATGAAGTAAAGGTACCTAAGGAAGAAAAGGGAAGAATTATTTTTCTAAGAAGTTGTGATCTTCATAGTATAAAACGATTAGATGAAATTTATTTAAGAAACGGGTTTGAAGACTATTACTATAAGCGTATAAGAAACAATACAAAGTTTATATTAATGGGATGTTCAAAAACATTTGAAAATTGTTTTTGCGTTGATATGGAAACAAATAAAAGTGAGAATTATGATGCATATATAAAGGTAGAAGAAGGACAAGTATATATTGATTGTAAGTGGGAAGAGTTAGAAGAATTTTTAAAGTTATATGCTTTAGGTGAAGGAGAACAGGAGGTAGAGTATGTTAGTAGTAATGATATAAAAGTTAACATACCAAATAACCTTTCTATTAATGTTATGAATTCAGAAATGTGGAAGGAATATTCTGCACGATGTATTGCATGTGGGCGTTGCAATTTTGTATGTCCAACATGTACTTGCTTTACTACTCAAGATATATTTTATCGTGATAATGAAAATACTGGAGAGAGAAGAAGGGTATGGGCGTCTTGCCATGTAGATGGATATACAGATATGGCAGGTGGACATAGCTTTAGGCAGGATAAGGGACAAAGAATGCGTTTTAAGGTTTTACACAAGGTATATGACTATAAAAAGAGATTCGGATATCATATGTGCGTTGGATGTGGACGATGTGATGATGTTTGTCCAGAATATATATCTTTCTCAAATTGTATTAATAAATTAGAAGATGGAATGAAAGAGGTGGAGTAG
- a CDS encoding NAD(P)H-hydrate epimerase, which produces MYLNSEDVKYMDEVAEKEYGIPPLTLMENAAVSCLKHIEGDNFIIICGVGNNGGDGLVIGRHLKLKGKNVKVYILGDMDLASNAFRTNYAFIQYSGMEIYNINDNFERVESDLKRDDLVIIDSLYGVGLKDKVREDSEKLINIINASNNKVISIDIPSGMECNTGETNGCCIKANKTITFEAMKAAFKNEATQEYTGDIIVEKIGIPKEIIDKIKSNKSY; this is translated from the coding sequence GTGTATTTAAATTCAGAGGATGTTAAATATATGGATGAAGTTGCTGAAAAGGAGTATGGTATACCTCCATTAACACTTATGGAAAATGCAGCTGTATCATGCTTAAAGCATATAGAAGGGGATAATTTTATTATTATATGTGGAGTTGGAAATAATGGAGGAGATGGTCTTGTAATAGGAAGACATCTTAAACTTAAAGGGAAAAATGTGAAGGTTTATATTCTAGGGGATATGGATTTAGCTAGTAATGCTTTTAGGACAAATTATGCCTTTATACAGTATAGTGGTATGGAAATTTATAATATTAATGATAACTTTGAAAGAGTAGAAAGTGACCTTAAAAGAGATGATTTAGTTATTATAGATTCACTATATGGAGTAGGGTTAAAGGACAAGGTTAGAGAAGATAGTGAGAAGCTAATAAATATTATTAATGCTAGTAATAATAAAGTTATATCAATTGATATCCCCTCAGGAATGGAATGTAATACAGGAGAAACTAATGGGTGCTGCATTAAGGCAAATAAAACAATAACATTTGAAGCTATGAAAGCAGCATTTAAAAATGAAGCTACACAAGAATACACAGGAGATATAATAGTAGAAAAAATTGGGATACCTAAGGAGATAATAGATAAGATAAAAAGTAATAAAAGTTATTAG
- a CDS encoding FAD:protein FMN transferase, protein MFFLKRSNKLVPIVREFYVLGTIIKLTVYGKNAEKAIEEAIERLQEIDDKMSVFKNYSDISNVNANAGILPQKVDIDTYFVIKKAVEYSELSGGAFDPTIRPLMDLWGFGKGKGQVPGKYIIKEKLNFVNYKNIILNKEDHTVMLKNKGQAIDFGGIAKGYAADEVKNIFLRNSIKHALIDLGGNLFVLGKKIDKTFWNIGIQHPLRMRGEYVGVINAANKSIVTSGNYERYFMVDGKRFHHILDPRTGYPSENGVISATIVSDFSIDGDALSTCLYVMGANEGIKFLESIDGVDGIVITEDKKVYTTSRVKDNFKLLSDEFIYEELG, encoded by the coding sequence ATGTTTTTTTTAAAGCGCTCTAATAAACTAGTCCCAATAGTTAGAGAGTTTTATGTTCTTGGAACTATTATTAAGCTAACTGTATATGGGAAAAATGCTGAAAAGGCTATAGAAGAAGCTATAGAGAGACTACAGGAAATAGATGACAAAATGTCGGTATTTAAGAATTACAGTGATATTTCAAATGTAAATGCAAATGCTGGAATATTACCTCAGAAAGTTGATATTGACACTTACTTTGTAATTAAAAAAGCAGTTGAATATAGTGAGCTATCAGGGGGAGCCTTTGATCCAACTATAAGACCATTAATGGATTTATGGGGATTTGGTAAAGGTAAGGGACAAGTTCCCGGTAAATATATTATTAAGGAAAAGCTTAATTTTGTTAATTATAAAAATATAATTTTAAATAAAGAAGATCATACAGTAATGCTAAAAAACAAAGGACAAGCGATTGATTTTGGTGGAATTGCTAAAGGATATGCAGCGGATGAAGTTAAAAATATATTCTTAAGAAATAGTATTAAACACGCCTTAATTGACCTTGGTGGAAATCTATTTGTTCTAGGTAAAAAAATAGATAAAACCTTTTGGAATATAGGGATTCAACATCCCTTAAGAATGCGTGGAGAATATGTTGGGGTAATTAATGCTGCGAATAAATCTATAGTAACCTCAGGTAATTATGAAAGGTATTTTATGGTGGATGGGAAAAGGTTTCATCATATTCTGGATCCAAGAACAGGATATCCTTCAGAGAATGGGGTAATTAGTGCGACTATAGTATCTGATTTTTCAATAGATGGGGATGCTCTGTCTACTTGTCTCTATGTTATGGGAGCTAATGAAGGTATTAAATTTTTAGAGTCTATAGATGGTGTCGATGGAATAGTTATAACCGAGGATAAAAAGGTTTATACTACATCGAGAGTAAAGGACAACTTTAAGTTGTTAAGTGATGAATTTATATACGAAGAGTTAGGTTAG